A region of the Dyadobacter sp. CECT 9275 genome:
CTCTACTGAAAGACGTCGCGGCACATAAGAATTTTAGCCCAGAAATCGCTCGTAGACTAGGAAACAAATTATTTACACAGAACCTTCGAATAGAAAAGTGGGATATCGAGCGATTTGTAGCGAAACCGCTAGCCTTACTGCGCGAAATCATTGAAACGTTAGATGATGGATCAAGATCTGCCTTAGCACTTGTCTTTATTCGCGGCGGGCAACTTTTGTGTCCAGTTCAATTAGATGAACGTGAACGGGAGGCAATTGAGAGAATCGGGGGCATAATAGCGGACGCCAGAAAAGGTCTAGAAGCACTTAACGGGAGTCTTCTTTTAAATTCAAGATCTGATGGTATCTATTCGTGGCGTTTCAAACATCCCACCGTGCAGGACGCCTTCGCCAGTCTTGTGGCAACGAGCCCAGATTTATTGGACATTTATATTACTGGCGCCTCCTTAGACAAGCTTATGTCCGAGGTAACATGCGGCGATGTGGACGTTATTGGGAGCAGCATTATTGTACCTGAAAATCTATATGATCGTGTTGTTCAAAAGATAAACGCCGATCAAAAGGCAGGCAACATCCCATTCGGCCGTTTAAATCGCTTTCTTTCATATCGCGTTGACAAAAACTTTTTAATACATTTTTTAAATGCAAACCCCCATTTCATAAACTCACTTTCCGTCTACTCTCATTTCACCGCATGCTCCGACCTAGACGTCATCCTTAAACTACATGAACACCAGCTCCTTCCAGAGGAGCAACGCAAAACATTCGTCACGAGAATTAAGGAATTGGCTGTCTCTACTCCAGACGCGGGATTCCTAAGAGATGACATTGGACAACTTCTCACAAGGGCGGAAAGAGAAGAGATTTTGTATCAAATTCAACACGCACTCATTCCGCAACTAAGTAGCGTAATAGAAACTTGGAGGTGGGACTATAATTCGAATGAAGATCCGGAATCACATTTCGAAGAATTAATTGGCACTTTGGGAAATTTCAAAGAAGCCTTTGATGATAAAAAGGTTCAAGCGAAACTAGAAAGTGGGTTGGCTAAAATCCATGAAATTATCGAAGAACTGAATAGCGATTATGAAGAACCATCAAATAGGATACTTTATGACGCTGAACATTCACGTGACCTAGGAAATGAGTTTCGGTCAATTTTTGATGACGTAGACATTTAAAAAAGAATACCAACGGGCCAGTCTAAGGCTTGCGATGGCTAGCTCTTCCTAACGTGAAACGATATACAAATTCCCCATTGAACTGGGACGGCCTTACCTTGATTAAAAGTGCATCCTTTTTCAAATCAAGGTCATAATACCACTCTTCTTGGATTTTGGGTCTAGGGTTGAATTGGCGTACGGGGAGTGCCGTTAAAGCCGACTCGAACGGGAATAACTCCTGGCCCTGGCCAACCTCAAACTTTGTCAGGCCAACTTCACACAACGTCCAGTATCCCTTACCCTCAAGTTCAAAGATAAGTGCTTGAAGGCCATTCTGATGCAATATGAAAATACCAACAAGTG
Encoded here:
- a CDS encoding nSTAND3 domain-containing NTPase, which translates into the protein MSKVNANQVSYELHSLGWKAFQDLCASIVGEIWGQTIESYFDSNDGGRDGAFHGIWQESEISRYDGTFTVQCKFTGMVDKPLKLADLEDETLKAARLASQGLADNYFIFTNARLTGKSAESIFEKFQNIPGIKRFQIFGRERICRIIHESRRLRMLVPRIYGLGDLSQILDERAYTQAIEILSSLGNDLNKFIITDAYKKSAEALTKHGFVLLLGEPMCGKSTIAAALAMGALDIWGCSTIKVRDATDFVKHSNPYEKQLFWIDDAFGATQFDWNSAASWNKSFPHMTAALTRGSKVIFTSRSYVYETAKRFLKESALPIIKESQVVIRVENLTKDEREQILYNHIRLGNQSTTYKQKIKPLLKDVAAHKNFSPEIARRLGNKLFTQNLRIEKWDIERFVAKPLALLREIIETLDDGSRSALALVFIRGGQLLCPVQLDEREREAIERIGGIIADARKGLEALNGSLLLNSRSDGIYSWRFKHPTVQDAFASLVATSPDLLDIYITGASLDKLMSEVTCGDVDVIGSSIIVPENLYDRVVQKINADQKAGNIPFGRLNRFLSYRVDKNFLIHFLNANPHFINSLSVYSHFTACSDLDVILKLHEHQLLPEEQRKTFVTRIKELAVSTPDAGFLRDDIGQLLTRAEREEILYQIQHALIPQLSSVIETWRWDYNSNEDPESHFEELIGTLGNFKEAFDDKKVQAKLESGLAKIHEIIEELNSDYEEPSNRILYDAEHSRDLGNEFRSIFDDVDI